Proteins encoded together in one Ailuropoda melanoleuca isolate Jingjing unplaced genomic scaffold, ASM200744v2 unplaced-scaffold7480, whole genome shotgun sequence window:
- the LOC100478863 gene encoding olfactory receptor 6M1: protein MDYRNKTRVTEFILLGFQNEKEVEILLFSAFLPMYMTSLIGNTMIILLVCGDYRLHSPMYFFVANLSFLEVAITSTVVPKMLANTFSRTKAISFMGCLIQSIFYFLLGSTEFFILAVMSFDRYVAICNPLRYAIIMNRQTCIMLLLGSYVGAFLSMLAPSVLTAPLIFCGPNKIHHFFCDRAPMLLLACTDITLAELADFVSSAVLLLGSLLLTGVSYTYIVITILGMPSVQGWQKAFSTCVSHITVVTLYYGSSIFLYVRPKKGSAISINKFATVLNTVVTPMLNPFIYSLRNEKVKESLRDASRKYIGMLINLRPQK, encoded by the coding sequence ATGGATTATAGGAACAAGACCAGAGTCACTGAATTCATTCTTCTAGGGtttcagaatgagaaagaagtagaaattcttcttttttctgcattCCTGCCCATGTACATGACATCTCTGATTGGCAACACCATGATCATCCTTTTGGTGTGTGGTGACTACCGTCTGCATTCACCCATGTATTTCTTTGTAGCCAACCTTTCCTTCCTTGAAGTTGCCATCACCTCCACAGTGGTACCTAAGATGTTAGCTAACACATTTTCCCGCACCAAGGCAATATCCTTCATGGGATGTCTCATACAATCTATCTTCTACTTCCTTCTGGGATCCACAGAATTCTTCATCCTGGCTGTCATGTCATTTGATCGATATGTTGCCATCTGCAACCCACTGAGGTATGCCATCATCATGAACAGGCAGACATGTATAATGTTGCTTCTGGGATCTTATGTGGGTGCATTTTTGTCAATGTTGGCGCCATCTGTCTTAACTGCCCCATTAATCTTTTGTGGGCCAAATAAAATCCATCATTTCTTCTGTGACAGAGCCCCCATGCTACTACTGGCCTGTACTGATATCACTCTGGCTGAACTGGCTGACTTTGTCTCCTCTGCTGTGTTGCTCTTAGGCTCCTTGCTCCTGACAGGAGTGTCTTACACCTACATTGTGATTACTATCCTTGGAATGCCCTCTGTGCAGGGGTGGCAGAAGGCCTTCTCTACTTGCGTTTCACATATTACAGTGGTTACACTTTATTACGGGAGCTCCATCTTCCTCTACGTTCGTCCAAAGAAAGGCAGTGCAATAAGCATTAACAAATTTGCCACGGTGCTGAACACGGTTGTGACACCAATGCTGAACCCTTTCATCTACAGTCTTCGAAATGAGAAAGTCAAGGAATCCCTGAGAGATGCCTCCAGAAAATATATAGGTATGCTAATAAATTTAAGACctcaaaaatga